Proteins from one Entomospira culicis genomic window:
- the rsmG gene encoding 16S rRNA (guanine(527)-N(7))-methyltransferase RsmG: MAGVAQAGSEEGCAVKDRLLEDFFKENGHELSGLQLEKMATFLHNIEIFGTSLGLIEARGQQLIVDHLLDSMAPVRILEEISLASLCDVGSGAGFPGIVLAIALPNLPIVLAERMQKRSRFLAMMQQKLQLDNVEVYHGDIKHIDRHFDGMTFRALEQMTCDLAKLLLSKSDRLFAYKGRAVSVQAEVAQLARCGYRCEVEPLAIVGQEKERHLLMIRKT, translated from the coding sequence TTGGCTGGTGTAGCACAGGCAGGCAGTGAGGAAGGTTGTGCAGTGAAGGATCGATTACTAGAGGATTTTTTTAAGGAAAATGGTCATGAACTCTCTGGCTTACAGCTAGAAAAAATGGCAACTTTTTTGCACAATATTGAGATCTTTGGTACCTCCCTTGGCTTGATTGAGGCGCGTGGTCAGCAATTGATTGTCGATCATCTGTTAGACAGCATGGCTCCGGTAAGGATTTTAGAAGAAATCTCTTTGGCTTCGTTGTGCGATGTGGGCAGTGGCGCGGGTTTTCCCGGCATTGTTTTAGCCATTGCGCTACCAAACTTACCGATCGTTTTAGCCGAGCGTATGCAGAAGCGATCGCGTTTTTTAGCCATGATGCAACAGAAGTTACAGCTCGATAATGTCGAGGTGTATCACGGCGACATTAAACATATCGATCGCCACTTTGATGGGATGACCTTTCGCGCCTTAGAGCAGATGACTTGCGACTTGGCAAAGCTTCTTTTAAGTAAGAGCGATCGTCTCTTTGCCTATAAGGGGCGTGCGGTGAGCGTGCAAGCCGAAGTGGCGCAGTTGGCGCGCTGTGGTTATCGTTGTGAGGTTGAACCCTTGGCGATTGTTGGTCAAGAAAAAGAGCGCCACTTATTGATGATTAGGAAGACGTAG
- a CDS encoding thymidine phosphorylase, giving the protein MLATEIIAKKRDKQALSYEEIKWFIDGYVKGEVADYQVSAWLMAVVLNGMSFEETANLTKVMIESGKVHDLSDFTDRPLVDKHSTGGVGDKISLPLAPIAAAMGLYVPMMSGRALGITGGTLDKLESIPGYRTQLSDTEFKEYIRQNGYAMTGQTKEIVPADRLLYALRDVTASVESVPLITASILSKKFAEGAQSFVFDVKWGLGAFMKSQEQAQVLANSLTKTMQALGRPSVALITNMNEPLGKMMGNFLEVEESYLALDGQGPSDIMTLVERQACYMALAGGVVHSMDEAQTLYYATLKSGRPKEIFLKNIALQGGDIAQFQSMIGTHRSAEFIDIKAKESGYITQIDAGAIGRSGLILGVGRAKTGDAVSDVAGIEFKKKSGESVVAGEVIARVYAPTSAQLSQAQATIEGAFSYGKTPPTAQVMIQKEIIAL; this is encoded by the coding sequence ATGTTAGCAACCGAGATTATCGCAAAAAAACGCGACAAACAGGCATTGAGCTACGAGGAAATCAAATGGTTTATTGACGGATATGTGAAGGGTGAGGTCGCCGATTATCAGGTTTCGGCATGGTTGATGGCGGTGGTGCTTAATGGCATGAGCTTTGAAGAGACCGCCAATCTTACCAAGGTGATGATCGAGAGTGGCAAAGTGCACGATCTAAGCGACTTTACTGATCGCCCGTTAGTGGATAAGCACTCGACTGGTGGCGTGGGCGATAAAATTAGTCTACCTTTAGCCCCGATTGCTGCAGCCATGGGGCTTTATGTGCCGATGATGAGCGGGCGCGCCTTGGGTATTACGGGTGGTACGTTGGATAAATTGGAGTCGATTCCTGGGTATCGCACGCAATTAAGTGATACTGAATTTAAGGAGTATATCCGGCAAAATGGCTATGCGATGACTGGGCAAACCAAAGAGATTGTCCCTGCGGATCGTCTGCTGTATGCTTTGCGTGATGTAACGGCGTCGGTGGAGAGTGTGCCTTTGATTACCGCGAGTATTTTGAGTAAGAAATTTGCCGAAGGTGCGCAGTCGTTTGTCTTTGACGTAAAGTGGGGCTTGGGTGCCTTCATGAAGAGTCAGGAGCAGGCCCAGGTGCTTGCCAACAGCCTTACTAAGACGATGCAAGCATTGGGTCGACCATCGGTGGCGCTTATCACTAACATGAATGAGCCGTTGGGTAAGATGATGGGTAATTTCTTGGAGGTGGAGGAGAGTTATCTTGCGCTGGATGGGCAAGGGCCTAGCGATATCATGACGCTAGTAGAACGACAAGCATGTTACATGGCATTGGCTGGTGGCGTGGTACACTCGATGGATGAGGCGCAGACGCTCTATTACGCGACGCTCAAGAGTGGGCGACCTAAGGAGATATTCCTCAAAAATATCGCACTTCAGGGTGGGGATATTGCGCAATTTCAGTCGATGATTGGTACGCATCGTAGTGCTGAATTTATCGATATTAAGGCAAAAGAGTCGGGGTATATCACCCAGATTGATGCTGGAGCGATTGGTCGATCGGGTTTGATTTTGGGCGTGGGTCGTGCCAAGACTGGCGATGCGGTCTCGGATGTGGCGGGTATCGAATTTAAGAAGAAGAGCGGAGAGTCGGTGGTAGCGGGTGAGGTGATTGCGCGGGTTTATGCGCCAACATCGGCACAATTATCCCAAGCTCAAGCGACGATTGAGGGTGCGTTTAGTTATGGAAAAACGCCTCCAACGGCGCAAGTGATGATACAGAAGGAAATAATAGCGTTGTGA
- a CDS encoding MotA/TolQ/ExbB proton channel family protein has translation MQAIEFITKNILALMPLFALSIVAVTIIVERLLYFASIKEDSALTRRVGALYTAGKYDATLEALGESRSPESVLLRYAASNRFALEDQLRTRLEIIARNRLALMERRITYLSTIANVATLTGLLGTVLGMIRAFGQMNLMQSSNPYVLAGGISSALVTTAGGLIVAIPSLIFYNYFIEVVTRRAEHFERLISEILSNKGVRL, from the coding sequence GTGCAAGCGATTGAATTTATCACAAAAAACATTTTGGCGTTGATGCCACTTTTTGCCTTGAGCATCGTAGCGGTAACCATTATTGTGGAGCGATTGCTCTATTTTGCTTCGATTAAAGAAGATAGCGCATTAACGCGTCGCGTGGGAGCTCTCTATACGGCGGGCAAGTACGATGCGACCTTGGAGGCACTGGGAGAGAGTCGATCGCCTGAGAGTGTTTTGTTACGGTATGCAGCATCGAATCGTTTCGCCCTTGAGGATCAGTTGCGTACGCGTTTAGAGATTATCGCACGCAACCGCTTAGCCCTCATGGAGCGCCGTATTACTTATCTATCGACCATCGCTAACGTGGCAACCTTAACCGGACTTTTGGGTACGGTGTTGGGCATGATTCGTGCTTTTGGACAGATGAACCTCATGCAGTCGAGCAACCCGTATGTCTTGGCAGGCGGTATCTCCTCGGCGTTGGTAACGACAGCTGGTGGATTGATCGTGGCGATTCCCTCGCTTATTTTTTACAACTACTTTATCGAGGTGGTAACGCGTCGTGCCGAACACTTTGAGCGCCTCATTTCAGAGATCCTCTCGAACAAAGGGGTGCGATTGTAG
- a CDS encoding single-stranded-DNA-specific exonuclease RecJ, which yields MSWQTKELDKERVRAVSQRFDIDKLTATILVRRGLDAPQDALYILEDKKVFLHNPFLLPDMGLAVERIVQAMGDLEERAGRVYAVNPEKIMIVGDRDADGITSTALVADYLLDYGVAPVLRLPQGDEPYGLTTALVLEAQALGVSLIICVDNGSSAYEAANLAKSKQIDLIIFDHHDIGSDPLPAVAFVNPKRNEQYPNRQLSASVVVLKALFALDFYMKGYFERSEILLYGAQIDAQSAQIIALQVVNMEIKSVLQVTFPYDNPQKMAQSRQQMEHFLQGQALFVFGAQEQIGFLSGLLGADVVARDLTGELEHFYAGISQYRLGDLLKRSRFFCYQDQPQLRDGMLLLYRLLLLAEPNNFPHYERNFGLATIGLLADLAPLLGENRIIVQHGLRAMNSGENTKLNQLLSHLHLLNNTITINDLNWKFIPLINASGRMGSPDVALDALLSDESKDMQELSLALVKLNEQRRDLTTQWWEELQQPIRDSLERYEGKIIFIYQKDLPRGLTGLLAGRMARVYDTFSLVIAIKEDGTASASMRSPFDYHVAPFIEHCKDLFIDAGGHTQAGGFTIKIELIDELKRRLTTFLAGIETKPAVDDAEVIRAYDAKIPSAYFQQEVIRLVERLAPYGAKFEPLVFYISGVKLESATLIGRREEHLKLGITIGAEHWQALFWEEANRFGELRAGMQLDVLCKLRKESGRFHGYQLELIDFKES from the coding sequence GTGAGTTGGCAAACCAAAGAACTAGACAAAGAGCGGGTGCGTGCGGTAAGCCAGCGTTTTGATATCGATAAATTGACCGCAACCATTTTGGTTCGGCGAGGGCTTGATGCGCCTCAGGATGCGCTTTATATTTTGGAGGATAAGAAGGTCTTTTTGCACAATCCCTTTTTGCTTCCGGATATGGGTTTGGCGGTGGAGCGCATTGTCCAAGCGATGGGTGATTTGGAAGAGCGTGCGGGGCGTGTTTATGCGGTGAATCCCGAGAAGATTATGATTGTCGGCGATCGTGATGCTGATGGCATTACCAGTACCGCGCTCGTGGCTGATTATCTGTTAGATTATGGAGTTGCGCCTGTTCTACGTCTGCCTCAGGGGGATGAGCCCTATGGGTTGACCACTGCTTTGGTGCTAGAGGCGCAGGCATTGGGTGTTTCGCTAATTATCTGTGTGGATAATGGATCGAGCGCATATGAGGCGGCTAATCTTGCTAAAAGCAAGCAGATTGATTTAATCATTTTCGATCACCATGATATCGGGAGTGATCCGTTACCTGCGGTGGCTTTTGTCAACCCTAAGCGTAATGAGCAGTATCCTAATCGTCAATTGTCGGCGAGTGTGGTGGTGTTAAAGGCGCTCTTTGCGTTGGATTTTTACATGAAGGGTTATTTTGAGCGTAGTGAAATTTTATTGTACGGGGCGCAGATTGATGCGCAATCTGCACAAATCATTGCGTTGCAAGTGGTAAACATGGAGATTAAGAGTGTTTTACAGGTAACTTTCCCTTATGATAATCCGCAGAAGATGGCGCAGAGTCGTCAACAGATGGAGCATTTTTTGCAGGGACAGGCACTCTTTGTCTTTGGGGCACAGGAGCAAATTGGCTTCTTGAGCGGGCTCTTGGGGGCAGATGTGGTTGCGCGCGATCTTACCGGTGAATTGGAGCACTTTTATGCTGGGATTAGTCAATATCGCTTAGGGGATTTGCTGAAACGCTCAAGGTTTTTCTGCTATCAAGATCAACCTCAATTACGCGATGGCATGCTCTTGCTTTATCGCCTGTTGCTTTTGGCAGAGCCGAATAATTTTCCTCATTACGAACGCAACTTTGGGCTTGCGACGATTGGCTTGCTCGCTGATTTGGCGCCGTTATTGGGGGAGAATCGTATTATTGTGCAACATGGTTTACGCGCGATGAATAGTGGCGAGAATACTAAGCTGAATCAGTTATTGTCTCATTTGCATTTGCTCAATAATACGATTACTATCAATGATTTAAATTGGAAATTTATTCCGTTGATTAATGCTTCTGGGCGAATGGGTAGCCCCGATGTGGCGCTAGATGCCTTGCTTTCTGACGAGAGTAAAGATATGCAGGAGTTGAGCTTGGCGTTGGTTAAGCTTAATGAACAGCGTCGTGATTTAACCACGCAGTGGTGGGAGGAGTTACAGCAACCAATTCGCGACTCTTTGGAGAGATATGAAGGGAAGATTATTTTTATCTATCAAAAGGATTTACCACGAGGACTAACGGGGCTTTTGGCAGGACGTATGGCGCGGGTGTATGACACCTTCTCTTTAGTGATTGCGATCAAAGAGGATGGTACGGCGAGTGCGAGCATGCGTAGTCCGTTTGATTATCATGTAGCACCGTTTATTGAACATTGTAAAGATCTCTTTATTGATGCCGGTGGGCATACGCAGGCGGGTGGGTTTACCATTAAAATTGAGCTTATCGATGAGTTAAAGCGCCGTTTGACTACGTTTTTAGCGGGAATTGAGACAAAACCTGCTGTGGACGATGCTGAAGTGATCCGAGCGTATGATGCGAAAATTCCTAGTGCATATTTTCAGCAAGAGGTGATTCGCTTGGTGGAGCGTTTAGCTCCTTATGGGGCAAAATTTGAACCATTGGTCTTTTATATTTCTGGCGTTAAGTTGGAGAGTGCGACGCTTATTGGTAGGCGAGAGGAGCATCTTAAGTTAGGCATCACGATTGGGGCGGAGCACTGGCAGGCGCTCTTTTGGGAAGAGGCAAATCGCTTTGGCGAGCTTCGCGCTGGTATGCAGTTGGATGTGCTTTGTAAGCTACGTAAGGAGAGTGGGCGGTTTCATGGGTATCAGTTGGAGCTTATCGATTTTAAAGAGTCTTAG
- a CDS encoding translocation/assembly module TamB domain-containing protein — MAQIQHPVPVTTQRRYEWLRYVILSLLLVSIFFLANTTRQYIQDKSRQFQAEVIDQIEDAFDVRIQYASISPTFWGWFHINNVEVFGKGMHVSAQRLTVHFDAWRMLLGSRDITLITKIDLNRVSADIEQLESLERERPEASETPALTLEESFTLLSNSVFGFLREGMNMPELNLELSLRNVSVSYRADWGLFQMSNLLFTIEPTEDLYQIELIATPELTLANELYVALPLRISGRVNRDLLSGDLRFDVTNPYRHIINVEQQGMRVQWRDGVLEVRKSIDVLPLDYGMRIDAIERSIQLGFSAYQFTPSQFISGLSTEAASLVSYVDGSGSLLYYPDIGLLYYGLSTQTQMQMGEHHIRLSADATGNRNGVNIRRLHALYQEQSYLEFAGTIDWTTGFPDGSLEIFWQGAKDQWGAQLEFIDRQNLMQVSSKSLRYNGKSLGVIDSVIYPISENFKTFLRFNPNQAYGDFAPLLMSGFFNVEKKEAEATLDLHDFSLNGLIDAGLVPEFLREWQVNSQIYFDWKSGDFMASVRDLEMKKDEQRRINFSVTANKERVEIQNLSLFWDNYFAKLRLTSEFSTTPQFFGEVTSSLTDYAFTGDWNGERILIANDYGQVQFDTTVGKALMLIEDMPLRDSLGAPRLNVHVEADLTDGWRVMIPLIKVEGEDLFFQVTNGEIGANGGSLGRMRYRDEFAELYGSLRYNHQNGVHDLRFSMASDDLPVNREVHLVELRYDGDLHGKVSLTRFPLPRLHVPGLEGVLHAQIDINEVIKGQDVTFDIQIPRGFYQDNVIRGGVVGRYTPVGLSFSQLSVQYGENLLSGGTILANFNDWRFVVAGQYSQVNRNLKAGFAFDFAPEGSGDGLSFGEVLQAPWLMKISFDPLYLNDRVMLAGSRAHLTHREGVYRLDGLNRLDLRAEVDTNTQLGYLFWRGTGGLVVDTVFNLDEDNFLIDVQELAIPLGLFNPYFTKSEGARVVGFDSGRIYGNLQVTKGGVLSSGELIFSPETEISLLNLPKDKLRLGGAMITINDNQLMLSSRIDGRVEPRMEIEAGSGLNRVILELQAKASLGEPSFSYEAELLIRSKNKNRADKNGLVYEISVGSLINLQGRVSGNIHFDGDTTGARLSGDLYLVSLDGNFGALSLFMNDESIKRRRVPTAKNPKPGFLVQASSREDERFTPLKIRTGNSVNFYVPPAIELLMANEQELVLVLDVQRGAPVGQNQIYLEGDLGIRRGEVRAFNNTFRIRDGGMVSFSEEYGFNPMLKFAADFKTDDGHIITVEYEDQPIGSSLDFDLTSPTLEQAEIMQYLGMKFMPSIVMSDDGLMSSGMGDEGEEVGANTEDASKDTLKTVLEPIGNIAEQYLARQLERAFKFIPFVDTVTIRTNMISNLALSQFGADGNTETSSWLVGNNAPNAQFWDIFDQTSISAGFRVTSFFTIEGTFGMARMPNQQAFFGEAEQLLPNLGVNLNFDTPFFLINWSFTPTLARQSIDQLFVANVSIGINKVFRFRDWEDFLEQWRRGAGA; from the coding sequence ATGGCACAGATACAACATCCAGTTCCTGTTACTACCCAGCGTCGTTACGAATGGCTTCGCTATGTCATTCTATCTTTATTGTTGGTGAGCATTTTCTTTCTGGCAAACACGACACGTCAATATATTCAAGATAAAAGCCGACAGTTTCAAGCAGAGGTTATCGATCAAATCGAGGATGCCTTCGATGTACGTATTCAATACGCCTCGATTTCGCCCACCTTTTGGGGCTGGTTTCATATCAATAATGTTGAGGTCTTTGGCAAGGGAATGCACGTCTCTGCCCAACGCCTTACCGTTCACTTCGATGCTTGGCGTATGCTCTTGGGTAGTAGGGATATTACACTGATCACAAAGATCGATCTTAATCGTGTCTCTGCGGATATTGAGCAGTTGGAGAGTCTTGAGCGTGAACGCCCCGAGGCTAGCGAGACGCCAGCACTGACGCTAGAGGAGAGTTTTACGCTCTTGAGTAACTCGGTGTTTGGCTTCTTGCGTGAGGGCATGAATATGCCTGAGCTTAATTTAGAGCTCTCTTTACGTAATGTGAGTGTCAGTTATCGTGCTGACTGGGGGCTTTTTCAGATGAGCAACTTGCTCTTCACTATCGAGCCTACGGAAGATCTCTATCAAATTGAACTGATTGCCACCCCTGAACTGACTCTTGCTAATGAGCTTTATGTTGCACTGCCTTTACGCATTTCTGGTCGTGTAAATCGCGATCTTTTATCTGGAGATCTTCGCTTTGATGTAACTAATCCCTATCGACATATCATTAATGTGGAACAGCAAGGCATGCGCGTGCAGTGGCGCGACGGCGTGCTTGAGGTGCGTAAGAGTATCGATGTGCTTCCGTTAGATTATGGGATGCGTATCGATGCCATTGAACGTAGTATTCAGCTAGGATTTAGTGCCTATCAATTTACACCAAGCCAATTTATTTCGGGGCTCTCTACCGAGGCTGCCTCGCTGGTAAGCTACGTGGATGGATCGGGATCGTTGCTCTACTACCCTGATATTGGTCTGCTCTATTATGGCTTGAGTACGCAGACACAAATGCAGATGGGGGAGCATCATATCCGTCTCTCTGCCGATGCTACGGGGAATCGTAATGGGGTTAATATTCGTCGCTTGCATGCGCTCTATCAAGAGCAATCTTATCTGGAATTTGCCGGAACCATCGATTGGACTACTGGTTTTCCCGATGGTAGCTTGGAGATCTTTTGGCAAGGGGCAAAAGATCAGTGGGGTGCACAGCTAGAGTTTATCGATCGTCAAAATTTGATGCAGGTAAGCAGTAAGTCCTTACGTTACAATGGAAAATCCCTTGGTGTGATAGACAGTGTCATTTATCCGATCTCGGAAAATTTTAAAACTTTCTTGCGCTTTAATCCAAATCAGGCGTATGGCGATTTTGCGCCCTTACTAATGAGCGGATTTTTCAACGTGGAGAAGAAAGAGGCTGAAGCAACGCTTGATCTCCACGATTTCTCCTTAAATGGGTTAATCGATGCAGGGTTAGTCCCTGAATTTCTACGCGAATGGCAAGTCAACTCACAGATCTATTTTGACTGGAAGTCTGGTGATTTTATGGCCTCGGTGCGAGATTTAGAGATGAAAAAAGATGAACAACGTCGGATTAACTTCTCTGTTACTGCTAATAAAGAACGCGTTGAAATCCAAAATTTGAGTCTCTTTTGGGATAACTACTTTGCTAAATTACGCCTCACTAGCGAATTCTCCACGACTCCGCAATTTTTTGGGGAGGTAACCTCCTCTTTAACGGATTACGCCTTTACTGGTGATTGGAATGGGGAGCGCATTCTAATTGCGAATGATTACGGGCAAGTGCAATTTGACACAACGGTAGGCAAGGCTTTGATGTTGATTGAGGATATGCCGTTGCGTGATTCGTTGGGGGCACCACGCTTAAATGTGCATGTAGAGGCTGATCTTACCGATGGCTGGCGAGTGATGATTCCGTTGATTAAGGTGGAGGGGGAGGATCTCTTTTTTCAAGTGACTAATGGGGAAATTGGTGCCAATGGGGGATCCTTGGGTCGGATGCGTTATCGTGATGAATTTGCCGAGCTTTATGGATCGTTGCGCTACAATCATCAAAATGGCGTGCACGACTTGCGCTTTAGTATGGCAAGTGATGATTTACCGGTAAATCGTGAGGTGCATCTGGTGGAGTTACGCTATGATGGCGATCTGCATGGAAAAGTGAGTTTAACCCGCTTCCCCTTACCTCGACTACACGTTCCGGGATTAGAGGGGGTTCTTCATGCCCAAATTGATATTAACGAAGTGATTAAGGGACAAGATGTTACCTTTGATATCCAAATTCCACGTGGTTTTTACCAAGATAATGTGATTCGTGGTGGCGTGGTGGGGCGTTATACACCAGTGGGGTTGAGCTTCTCTCAACTTTCGGTGCAGTACGGGGAAAACCTCTTGAGTGGTGGTACGATTTTAGCCAATTTTAATGATTGGCGCTTTGTGGTGGCTGGTCAATATAGTCAGGTGAATCGCAATTTAAAGGCGGGTTTTGCCTTCGATTTTGCTCCAGAGGGAAGTGGCGATGGTCTCTCATTTGGCGAGGTGTTGCAGGCTCCTTGGTTGATGAAGATTAGTTTTGATCCACTCTATCTTAATGACCGTGTGATGCTGGCAGGTTCTCGGGCACATCTCACGCACCGCGAGGGGGTGTATCGCCTAGATGGGCTTAATCGTCTTGATTTACGCGCAGAGGTGGATACCAATACGCAGTTAGGGTATCTCTTTTGGCGTGGGACAGGTGGTCTGGTGGTGGATACGGTCTTTAATTTGGATGAAGATAATTTTTTAATTGACGTACAAGAATTAGCCATTCCACTAGGACTCTTTAATCCTTACTTTACCAAAAGTGAGGGTGCGCGAGTGGTTGGTTTTGATTCTGGGCGTATTTATGGAAATCTTCAGGTAACCAAAGGTGGGGTGTTAAGTTCCGGAGAGCTGATCTTTAGTCCTGAGACAGAGATCTCTTTGCTCAATTTACCCAAAGATAAGCTACGTCTGGGAGGGGCGATGATTACTATCAATGATAACCAGTTGATGCTCTCTAGCCGTATTGATGGGCGTGTGGAGCCTCGCATGGAGATAGAGGCTGGCAGTGGGCTTAATCGGGTAATTTTGGAGCTTCAGGCGAAAGCATCGCTAGGTGAGCCATCATTTAGTTATGAGGCGGAGCTATTGATTCGATCGAAGAATAAGAATCGTGCGGATAAGAATGGGTTAGTGTATGAGATTAGTGTGGGGAGTTTGATTAACTTGCAGGGGCGAGTGAGTGGTAATATTCATTTTGACGGGGATACGACAGGCGCTAGGTTATCAGGCGATCTCTATTTGGTGAGTTTGGATGGTAATTTTGGTGCGCTGAGCCTCTTTATGAACGATGAGAGCATTAAGCGCAGACGTGTGCCTACGGCGAAGAACCCGAAACCGGGCTTTTTAGTTCAAGCATCTTCTCGCGAGGATGAACGTTTTACACCATTAAAGATTCGTACGGGTAATAGTGTCAATTTTTATGTGCCACCGGCAATTGAGTTGTTGATGGCTAATGAGCAAGAGTTGGTGTTGGTATTGGATGTGCAACGTGGTGCGCCTGTGGGACAGAATCAGATTTATCTTGAGGGTGATTTGGGAATTCGTCGTGGGGAAGTGCGTGCTTTTAATAATACTTTTAGGATTCGCGATGGGGGAATGGTGAGTTTTAGCGAGGAGTATGGCTTTAATCCCATGCTTAAGTTTGCTGCCGATTTCAAAACTGACGATGGGCATATTATTACGGTGGAGTATGAGGATCAGCCTATTGGTAGCTCCTTAGACTTTGACCTAACCTCCCCTACGCTTGAACAAGCCGAAATTATGCAGTACTTGGGCATGAAATTTATGCCGAGCATCGTCATGAGTGATGATGGTTTGATGAGTTCAGGCATGGGCGACGAGGGTGAAGAGGTGGGAGCAAACACCGAAGACGCAAGTAAAGATACGCTCAAGACGGTATTGGAGCCAATTGGTAATATCGCCGAACAGTATTTAGCCCGACAGTTAGAGCGCGCGTTTAAATTTATTCCTTTTGTTGACACGGTAACGATACGTACGAATATGATTAGCAATTTGGCTTTAAGTCAGTTTGGTGCCGATGGCAATACCGAGACGAGCTCGTGGTTGGTGGGGAATAATGCGCCTAATGCGCAGTTTTGGGATATTTTTGATCAAACATCGATTTCCGCTGGTTTTCGGGTAACCTCTTTCTTTACCATTGAGGGTACTTTTGGTATGGCACGTATGCCTAATCAGCAAGCATTTTTTGGTGAGGCGGAGCAATTATTGCCTAATTTGGGGGTTAATCTCAATTTTGATACACCCTTCTTTTTGATTAATTGGTCATTTACGCCAACCTTGGCGCGTCAGTCTATTGACCAACTTTTTGTGGCGAATGTCTCTATTGGTATCAATAAAGTCTTTCGTTTTAGAGATTGGGAAGATTTTCTTGAACAATGGCGACGTGGTGCTGGTGCATAA
- a CDS encoding ExbD/TolR family protein gives MLRRTGTRLRVENTLMIAPLLDIMFLVLLFFILNTSSGSVESFDVDIPQASQGENRQPPNHIVVLIRANDEGFVLNEVEVNEAEFPARLQALMRELGTSQILLLASQEADYGRVMRSMDMMKRAGASSVSLGVERLEEADGQL, from the coding sequence ATGTTGCGACGGACGGGTACACGCCTTAGGGTGGAGAATACATTGATGATTGCTCCGCTGTTGGATATTATGTTTTTGGTCTTGCTCTTCTTTATTCTCAATACCAGTAGTGGGAGTGTGGAGAGTTTTGATGTCGACATTCCGCAAGCTAGTCAGGGGGAGAATCGCCAACCACCTAATCATATTGTGGTGCTTATCCGCGCCAACGATGAGGGATTTGTCCTGAACGAGGTGGAGGTAAATGAGGCGGAATTTCCTGCACGGCTTCAAGCGTTGATGCGCGAACTTGGTACCTCGCAAATTTTATTGCTAGCTTCGCAAGAGGCTGATTATGGTCGTGTTATGCGCAGTATGGATATGATGAAGCGCGCCGGCGCGAGTAGTGTGAGTCTTGGTGTGGAGCGGTTGGAGGAGGCTGATGGTCAACTATAA